The Syntrophotalea acetylenivorans genome contains the following window.
CAAAATCATGGTCAAGAGCAAGCCGGCGGCATAACCGATGAGCGCTGTAATCGACCAGTTCAACGCCTCTTTCGCCTGGCTTACAACATAGGGATCGTCTTTTTTAACCAGGTAAAACACCAGACCGGGGATAAAACCGAAAAATATGGTACCGATCCAGATAAGCAGGGCCATATTTTTGGATTCCTGGTCAACCGTCACATCCATTTTTTCTTCCATGAACTATCTCCTTTTCAACCGGTTTACGCACGCCCCCTGGCTAGAGGGTTCCGTGCTAACACCCAAACGACCGACATCGACAGGCAAGGCCGGCCTAATAAAAATTTCCTGCAAAACAGACCTCCTTGCTAAATATATGCTAATCGACCAAGGAACTCAACTCGCAAAACTTCCCTTGACTGCCAAAATACCGTCAAATCTTAACGTATTATTTCCATTTATTTGCGACCCACTGGCCATCTTCAGCGGCGAGCTTTCGGCACTTAACTCAAAAAAACACCTGCGGCAGCGAAAATTTCTATCGTCAGCCTCGCCCTAATATCCTAATATAATACGATTTTATGTGAATATCTCTAACTCCCCTGGCCGTTAACAGGTGCCTAAGTGCCAAACCATCATTGACTTGTATTAATTGGCACAAAACCTGTAATACAACCTGACAGTGTTTTTTGGCAACAGGCTGGAAGAGAGTGTTCCGAAATATTATATATTTTCAGATGGTTACTAAGTTCATCAAGCGAAAGAAGAGGAGGCCCCATGCAAACCAAGGTTTTTGAACGTACCGAACTTGTCGATACCGAAATCAGTACCAGCGCCTACAATGCCATCATCGGCATGACCTTGTTGATCGGCTTTGCCATTAACTTTGCAATGGTGAAATATATCCCAGCGCAGACCATCGCCAGCATTAATCCGTTGATGCTGTTTATCGGCTATATCGTCTGCTGTTTTACCGGTGTGGCGCTCTTTACCAAATCGGACAGCCCTCCCGTAAGTTTTTTGGGCTATCTGTTGGTGGTAACCCCTTTTGGGCTGATTATCAATCTGGCGGTGAGCCGGGTTAGCCCTGCCGTGGTCATCAACGCAATCCAGGCGACGGCCTGCATCACCTTTATCATGATGCTGCTCGGCACCATGTATCCGGCTTTTTTCAAAAGCATTGCGCGGGGTTTGTTTATCGCCCTGATCTGCACCATTGTGGTCGAGATGGTGATGGTCTTTATCTTTAACGTTCACCATACGATTCTGGACTGGATCGTAGTGCTGATTTTCTCTGGATATATCGGCTACGATTGGGCCCGGGCGAACAGCATTCCCAGGACCGTGGATAATGCCATCGATTCTGCGGCAGCCCTGTACATGGATATCATCATTTTGTTTCTAAGGCTGCTGCGCATCCTGGCCCGCAGATAACGGATCAGCCACGCTTCTCCGCCCTTCGTCGTCCAGAACGGCCGATGTAAAAAAGCAAAAAGGCTCTCCCCATGGGGAAGAGCCTTTTTGCTTTTCGGATGGGCGCAAAGATTATTGCAAACACTGCAGCAAGCCCATGGCCCACTGACACGCCCCGCAGGGCTCTTCCTGGGTGTAACAATCCTGCTCGAAATCATCTTCCTGCAACAGGTCGCAGGGAGCCACGGCACAGTTGCAGCAATAGGGATAGTCGAACTCATGCACATTTTCGCGGAAACCGCGAAAGGCCTGATCGTTCCAGATATCAAGCAGCGGCCGGTCGCTGACATTGCCGAATACCTTGGGCTTGACCAGCCGGTCCCAGTCGCTGATGAAACAGCGGAACT
Protein-coding sequences here:
- a CDS encoding DUF4870 domain-containing protein; translated protein: MEEKMDVTVDQESKNMALLIWIGTIFFGFIPGLVFYLVKKDDPYVVSQAKEALNWSITALIGYAAGLLLTMILIGVLVLFALAICHLIFCIMGAIACSSGKDFKVPYALRLVK
- a CDS encoding Bax inhibitor-1 family protein — encoded protein: MQTKVFERTELVDTEISTSAYNAIIGMTLLIGFAINFAMVKYIPAQTIASINPLMLFIGYIVCCFTGVALFTKSDSPPVSFLGYLLVVTPFGLIINLAVSRVSPAVVINAIQATACITFIMMLLGTMYPAFFKSIARGLFIALICTIVVEMVMVFIFNVHHTILDWIVVLIFSGYIGYDWARANSIPRTVDNAIDSAAALYMDIIILFLRLLRILARR